One genomic region from Quercus robur chromosome 4, dhQueRobu3.1, whole genome shotgun sequence encodes:
- the LOC126720230 gene encoding uncharacterized protein LOC126720230, with protein MKRKLAGPWQTSIILKLMGRPLRYQALQTRLASIWRPSGMTHFIDIGYGFFIMRFDETKDYHHALMDGPWLVGNQYLHVQAWEANFHPHIAKISTTAVWIRLEQLPIEYYHTEFLKHVGHKLGKLLKVDAITSAAIRGRYARLCVQLNMTNPLPKQVKIVSFWQDIVYENLPLLCYQCGRIGHCEAHCSEGLTETPTMTPLEPDPCADQGTSSPTHETTPWKTVQTRRARARRPPSETSPRGMQHQRDAHTPVKPRVPPTSPQVHVLRNPYVGLAKGQPLDGLTQPVGFH; from the coding sequence ATGAAGCGTAAACTTGCTGGGCCGTGGCAAACGAGCATCATCCTCAAACTCATGGGAAGACCTCTCAGATATCAGGCACTCCAAACCAGGTTAGCGAGTATTTGGCGACCCTCAGGTATGACTCATTTCATTGATATTGGATATGGCTTTTTTATTATGCGTTTTGACGAAACAAAGGACTACCATCATGCGCTCATGGATGGACCATGGCTTGTGGGCAACCAATACCTACACGTGCAGGCATGGGAAGCAAATTTCCACCCACACATAGCCAAAATTTCAACTACGGCAGTTTGGATCCGTTTGGAACAATTGCCTATAGAATACTATCATACCGAGTTTCTCAAACACGTGGGCCATAAACTAGGAAAACTTCTAAAGGTGGACGCCATAACTAGTGCCGCCATTCGAGGGAGATATGCTCGGCTATGTGTCCAACTAAACATGACTAACCCGCTACCGAAACAAGTTAAAATTGTCTCCTTTTGGCAAGACATTGTCTACGAAAACCTTCCCCTGCTTTGCTACCAGTGTGGACGAATTGGCCACTGTGAAGCTCACTGCTCCGAGGGCCTCACTGAAACTCCAACCATGACCCCTCTTGAACCTGACCCATGTGCTGACCAGGGAACATCATCACCGACCCATGAGACAACTCCCTGGAAAACGGTACAAACCCGGCGTGCTAGAGCTCGAAGGCCACCTTCTGAGACTTCTCCACGTGGTATGCAGCACCAACGTGATGCGCATACCCCAGTAAAACCACGTGTCCCACCCACTTCACCTCAGGTCCATGTGCTGCGCAATCCGTATGTTGGTTTAGCGAAGGGACAGCCACTTGATGGCTTGACGCAGCCAGTTGGATTTCACTGA
- the LOC126720329 gene encoding organic cation/carnitine transporter 3-like, with translation MADSTPLLSQPNSVKSESSPPPLEKHHPSLDSTIERCIGDFGWAQFLQALLVSIAWIFDAQQTFISVFTDAHPVWHCTSNQLDCNSVSNICNLPKNSWAWDFPAYTSIISEWNLECAASIITGLPASSFFLGCLVGGLVLATLADSSLGRKNMLFLSCLTMSLSSLLTVFSTNIWVYSALRLVCGFSRATIGTSALVLTIELVGKRWRGQVGVTGFFCSTIGFLSLPAIAYLNRISSWRSLYLWTSIPGILYSLLVHFFVHESPRWLLVRGRKEEAVATLKSIAPPSHSWSFSEVSFEQEMSNNGNVYSTIKMLVQKRWAFRRLLLVMVIGFGIGMVYYGMPLGLGNLSFNLYLSVTLNALSEIPSSMFIILFIGKLNRKLSVLAFTTLSGIFSIMCALKGEVWTRLQIGLELISFFSACTAFGILLIFTIELFPTCVRNSATSLVRQAIVFGGVFSPMLVAAERRDGISSYVVFGLVIGCCGLFAACLPETRGRALFDTMDEEEHKEKSACNGVGDVLV, from the coding sequence ATGGCAGATTCAACACCACTTCTCTCCCAACCCAACTCTGTCAAGTCAGAAAGCAGCCCTCCACCTTTAGAGAAACACCATCCATCTCTTGATTCCACCATTGAAAGGTGTATAGGAGATTTTGGATGGGCCCAATTCCTCCAAGCACTACTTGTATCTATTGCATGGATATTTGATGCACAACAAACATTCATTAGTGTCTTCACTGATGCACACCCGGTATGGCACTGTACTTCTAATCAACTTGATTGTAACTCAGTCTCCAATATTTGCAATCTTCCGAAGAATTCATGGGCATGGGATTTTCCTGCCTATACTTCAATCATATCAGAATGGAACTTAGAGTGTGCTGCTTCCATTATCACTGGCTTGCCTgcatcttctttcttcttgggTTGCCTAGTGGGTGGACTTGTTCTTGCTACACTTGCTGATTCCTCACTTGGTCGCAAAAACATGCTCTTTCTCTCATGCCTAACTATGTCTCTATCTTCTTTGCTTACTGTCTTCTCCACCAACATTTGGGTTTACTCGGCTTTAAgattggtttgtgggttttcCCGTGCAACAATTGGAACATCTGCACTTGTGTTAACAATTGAGCTTGTGGGAAAAAGGTGGCGAGGCCAAGTGGGTGTGACAGGATTCTTTTGTTCCACAATTGGGTTCTTATCACTACCAGCTATAGCTTATTTGAATAGAATTTCATCTTGGAGATCTCTTTATTTGTGGACTTCTATCCCAGGAATCTTGTATTCTTTGTTGGTTCACTTCTTTGTTCATGAGTCACCCAGATGGCTACTTGTGCGTGGACGTAAAGAAGAAGCGGTGGCCACGTTGAAAAGCATTGCACCACCTAGCCATAGTTGGAGCTTTTCTGAGGTTTCGTTTGAGCAAGAAATGTCGAATAATGGGAATGTTTACTCAACTATAAAGATGTTGGTGCAGAAAAGATGGGCTTTCCGaaggttgttactggttatgGTGATAGGTTTTGGGATTGGAATGGTGTACTATGGCATGCCATTAGGCCTAGGAAACTTGTCATTCAATCTCTACTTGAGTGTCACATTAAATGCCTTATCTGAGATACCATCTTCAATGTTCATTATCTTGTTTATAGGTAAGTTGAACAGAAAACTTTCTGTGCTTGCTTTCACTACCCTTAGTGGGATTTTCAGTATTATGTGTGCTTTAAAAGGTGAGGTGTGGACAAGATTGCAGATTGGACTTGAGTTAATATCCTTCTTCAGTGCTTGTACTGCTTTCGGTATATTACTCATATTCACAATAGAATTGTTCCCTACTTGTGTGAGGAACTCAGCTACTTCGTTGGTGAGACAAGCAATTGTGTTTGGTGGTGTGTTTAGTCCGATGCTAGTGGCTgcagagagaagagatggaATTTCATCCTATGTGGTATTTGGGTTGGTGATAGGGTGTTGTGGGCTATTTGCAGCATGTTTGCCAGAGACAAGAGGTAGAGCACTTTTTGATACGATGGATGaggaagaacacaaagaaaaatcagCTTGCAATGGTGTAGGTGATGTCTTGGTTTAA